The DNA region GGGAGTTGGTCAACACCGTGAAATCCGAGACCAATGACCAACTGCTATTAATCTTCAAACGCTCCAAGTGATCCCCAGGGGAACGTCGGCAAAACCACCTGCACCCGACGCCCCTACTTCCCTGCAAGCCGCTTGCGCGCAGCAGCAACCGCGGCCTCAATCACGCCCTCCTCTCCCTGAAGTTGGCTCAGCACTTCGGCGTCCGCAGGGCCACCGAGGCGACCGATCGCATAAACCGCAGCTTTGCGCAGAACAAGCGGCGTCTCATTCTCCGTCGCCAGCGCGCGCACCAAAGGCAGCACCCGAACGTCCCCGCTATCGACCGCCACATGGATCGCGGTCACCCTTGCCGCGGTGGAGGCCCGCTCCGACTCCGCCAACCGCAGTGCGCTATCGTCCGTCGGCCCGTCATTCTCACACCCCATCATCAACGCCGCCCCCGCCACCGGATCGAAGGGCTCCGCAGCCAGCCGGCTCATCATCGCATCGACCCGAGCTGCCAGCGAGCTATCGCCAACCCGATGGCGAACCATTCCCAAATGCTGCAGCGCGTAGACCCGCAGCACCTCGTCGTCGCTCGTTTCCACTATCCGCAGCAGCACGTCCACCATTGGTGCCACATCCGCCGTGGGATCCGCGCGCAACCAGTTGAGCCAATCGTTGACCCGCTCGTGCCACTCGCCCCGACTCAAGCCATCCGGCATCCCATTCCCGAGCAACTGGATCACCGCCGCTCGGTCATCGGCTGATAAGACCTCCCCGCCCCGCAGTGCGCGCACCACAAGCCCCCCCGCGAATGAGTGCGCCTCCCCACCTCCAGCATGGGTGACCTCATCCACCACAACGGCTGACGCCAACGCCCGCGGCTTACTCCGTTCCCCAGGCTCTACGACCAGTTCCGGTCCATCCACGCACCGAGCCCCGTCATTTCCGCACCCCACCAGCCCCGCAAGCAACATCAACACGACACAACAACGAACACACATAACAACACAACGAAACCAACACTCATTGCATTAGATCCTGGCTTTCCGCCACACCCATCGCCCCGGACGGTGGGGACACCGTCACTCCACCGCGCCAGCGCACCAATGGAGGTTCGACGTCCCCGTCGACAGATAAGCTCACCGAGCGCAGCGAGCACACTCCACCTAACACACACGCCCTCTCCACTCGGACGGTGAGGACACCGTCACTCCACCGCGCCAGCGCACCATGGAGGCTCGACGTCCCCGTCGACTATCAACCGCTCGCGCGCAGCGCGCATTTCTCATCTAGGGTTACACTCCCCCCCCCGCTAGCCCACACTTAGCGCCAAAGGTCCCTCCCATAACGAATACTGCGACAATTCCAAACCCCGTGGATTTCGCCTGATATATCTTACAACCCGCTGAAAATGGGCTCTGTCGCGAATCATCCGATCAAAGTAATTCTTCTGCCAAATCGCACCTCGACCAATCCGATGGGACGAAGCCCCTTTCCACGCTTTGATCACCGTACCGATTTGCTCATGAGGAGAGAACACAAGATGCACGTGATTTGGCATGATCACCCAAGCGTGAAGTGCAGCGACAACGCCGTGTCCACGCATGAACACATCCTCAAGGATCGCGCGGACTTTTGGGTCTCTCAAACAACATTCGCCCAACCCTTGGTCCAACACACCATCCAACTTTTGATGGAAGAGCTCAAAATACTCTGAGGACTCTGCCTGTGACCACGGCTGTGGATGATGTGCGACCCACTCGTCTCGCTCTCTCTTAATCGAACGTAGCAAGCTCTGTGGAATCGAATCGGCAAGCCGAAACGTTACAAACTGCATCACATCATCTTGCTGCCAGTGCGGAAGCTTCCCGGCCTCCGCCTTGTGGATCTCTTCATAAGGATTGAGATAGCGAGACATGAGAAAGAAGCTAACCAACTCGAAGCATCCTAACAAGGAATCGCACATCCCGCGAGACGATGAGCCGCCAATCCCCACTCACCTCCTCCCCCGATACGGTGAGGAGTCTCCCATGCCCGAAATCGCCTCCGACGAGCGCAGCGAGCACACGCACTTCGCCGACATCCCCCGACGGTGAGGACACCGTCACTCCATTTTATCGATCCACAAAACGGAAGTTCGACCCAACATCGGCGGGACTGGCGTCGGCACTAACGAACGCAGCCCCCCCGACACTGAAGACACCGTCACGCCCGTCAATGGAGGTTCGACGTCCCCGTCGACATCGCCCCGAACGAGCGCAGCGAGCACACGCACTTCGCAGCCATCCCCCCGACGGTGAGGACACCGTCACTTCATTGTATCGCCCCACTAAACAAAAGCTCGCCTCAGCAGCGGCGGGATTGACGTCGGCACTAACGAGCGCAGCCGGCACACACATTCTTCAACTCCCCCCCGACACTGGAGACACCGTCACGCCCGTCAATGGAGGTTCGACGTCCCCGTCGACATCAACTCGAACGAGCGCAGCGAGCACACGCACTTCGCAGCCATCCCCCGACGGTGGGGACACCGTCACTCCATTACACCTCCCCTACAAACAGAAACAGGGAGAGCCGAAGCACTCCCTGTTCTAAAACGTTCGCTGTGTCTCTGCTTAGTCGAAGAGCACTTTGTTGATCTTCTCCTTCACTGGGATTGCACGGCGCACTTCCGGATCGGGATCGTCATTCACTTGTCCCTCCCAGATCGGCAGCGGCTCCTCCTTGGTTTGAGCGCGTGGATCAACGAATCTCAGGATCTCCTCCTTGCCCGGGCCGCGATCAGTTTCCGCCAGGTTAGCGGCGTCGAGGTCTTCCTGGCTGTCGATAATCCGCGGCTGAATGAAGAACATCAGCTCCTCGCGGCGCACGTCGGTACGCGTGGTGGAGAACAAATACTTCACCAGCGGGATGCTCTTGAGCACCGGCACGCCCGAACGGGTCTTCTGTTCCGATTCGGTGATCAAGCCCCCGAGCAACACAGACTGACCGTCTTCGACCGTCACCGTGGTGACCAGCTCCTGGGTGGCAATGGTCGGGATATCGTTACCGCCCACGTTCGTGCTTCCGGAGATGTTATCGTTCACCTGGTAGATCTGCAGACGCACCTGGTTGTCCGAGTTGATCAACGGTACGACCTCCAAGCGCAGCACCACATCGCGGTACTGGATGTTCGAGGTCACCGCGCCATCGTTCACGCCGCTGTTGATCGACGTCAGAGTCGAGGTCGGAACCGCAATACGCTGACCGGACTGGATCACCGCGGTCTGGTTGTTGGCGGTGTAGACCACCGGGCGCGAGAGCACCTTGAACTTCCCGGTGTTCTCAAGGAAGCGCACGTAGGTGCTGAGACTTCCGGCAAACCGTCCGTAGAGCGACAACCCCGCGGCATCAGGGAAATTCGCAATGTCCGTCAACGTGTCTGTATCCACGATCCCGGCGCCCGAGTTCGTGCGCATCTGCCCGGCCACATTGATCTCCGGGTTCCCGTTCACATTCTCCAACGTACGCAGTGCATCCACTCCGTACTCCAATTGGTTGCCCAGCGTCATCTGTCCGACAATCGTTGCCAGATAGATCTGACGTGGACGGATGTCCAACTGATCCATCAACCGCTCGGCAAGTTCGATCGTCTCCGGCGGGCCCGAGACAATCAACGCATTGCGCTCGTTGTCCGAGATCAGCAAAGTCTTGCCAACCACAATCGAAGTCGCACCGACAGGCACCGGCACATCATTCGAGCCGAGGCTGATCGACCCACGGTTGCCACCGGTTCCACCGGAACCAAGACCACTGCCGCCACCAATTCCTCCTGTCTGGCTGCGCCCGCCGGCATTACTCCCCATGCCTGCACCGCGGCTACCAGAGCTTTGAGACCCGGCAGATCCCTGCTCGGCGGTTTCACCGGTCTCTCGGGAAATCGCGTCGGCAATCAACGGCAACACATTGGAGGCGCTGATGTGGTTCAACTGTCGCTGCAAGAACGTGCGAGCTTTGTTTGGTGCGTCAAACTCCGCCACCAACGACTCGACATACGCCACATCCACCGGGCGGGCCATCACCAGGATGCGGTTGGTGCGCGCATCCGGAATCACCTTGATCGGAGGTGCCACACCCACCGGGTTGGTCACAATATTCGACTGCGGCTGCTGGGGACGCCCGCGCCGCCCACGACGATCCCTTGGGTCGGGCTGTTGTTGGTTCATCTGCCGCCCCGAAACAGACGCCGCTTTGGTCACCGAGTTCTGCTCACCCAGTACCTCCTGCAACAACTCCGCCACCCGCTCGGCATCCGCGCGCTCCAACTGAATGAACTTGCGGTCAATCTGTGCCGACGGCTTGTCAATGTTCTCACGGATCACCTGAAAGCGCCGGATCAACGACACATTCTCCGTTATCACCAACGCCCCGGAGTTTGGCACCACCGCCATCGTTCCGTACGAGTGCAACTGCCCACTCGCCTGAAACACCTGCATCGCCTCTTCCGCGGTGATGTGGTTGAAGTTCATGATGTAGGTGATCACCTCATCGGTCTTCGGCAAAGGCATCTGGTCATTATAAACCGCAGCCCCCTCACCTGCGGGGTTCTTCCCCCCTACGGCGATCAGCTTGAGTGTCCCCTGGCGGCTGGTCGGGATGAACGCGTAGCCGTTCATCAGCAACGTCTCTTCGATAAACGCGACGGCCTCCGACTTCTTCACCGGACCGGCCAACACGATGCGCACATTGTTATCCGCAATGTCCGTATCCAGGATCACCCGGTTGCCGGTGTACTTCTGATAGATGGGAAGCACCACACGGATGATACTTGCGTTCGGGAACATAATCCCGTCCTGCAGAACTTCTTCCTCCTCCACCTGCCCCGCGGCCGGAGCCACTTGCGCATGCACCTCGTTCAGGCCGGAGGATGCCAGCATCCCAAGCGCCAAACAGGCAACGGTCACTCTCGTCAGGCGGGACGGGTTGAATCGGTTCAATATCATCATGATGGTCAATGGGTTGAGCGCCGCAGCAATCTGCCACGCGTCATAGCGTAAATCGGTGGTCGGGTCGAGCCAGCAATCGCCAGCGGAATCTCCCGCCGGCAATCTAGTCACGCCCCGTAAAGGTTAATCGTTTGGTTGGTCTTCCTCGACCTCGGGAACGTCAGCGACCTCCGCCTCCAACGGTTTGTAGTAAAGCCGCATCTCCACATCCGCGACGATCTGGCTTTGTTCTTTCTTATCGGGCTGCACGCGCAACGCACGTACGACCTGCAGACGCTCAGGGTCATGAAACGCCATCAGGCTCTGGTAAATGTTTTCTTCGGTATCGGTAATGGTTGCAGTCATCCGCGCCTGCTCGAACCCACTTTCCGAAATCACGTCGAGAAACTTCACATCATCCAACCGCACCCCGCCGCGGCTCGCCGCTTCCTGCGCTCGGTTGAGCAGCATCGAGGACGCATTGGCCAGTGTCATCGACGGAACGTTGCGCTCCTTGAGCCATTCGCGCACGGCCACCACCTCGGCCCGCCACACTTTGAGATACTGCTCATCACGGTCCTTCCGCATCCCAGCCTCCTCGATGCGCTGCTTCGCTTTCGCCTTTTCCTCATCCGCCCACGACCACACCAACCACGTCGCAATCCCCATCCCTATCAGGATAGTCAGTATCAACAGTCGGCTCTCTCGTGCGGTCATGAAGGGTATCAGGCTGGAAAATAAATTGGTCGCGCAGAATCAGATCTGCGGAGCAGGTTCGGCGTCGGTCACCGGGATCGTGTAGGTTCCTTTGAAACTAAAGGTCGCCGTGTTGTCGCGCGTGTTCGTCGGGTTCGGCGTCTCCCATTCGTAATCGACGAACTGACGCGATGCCCGCAGGTTCTCGCCGAAGCGGATCGCCTCATCAGGGCGCGCCGCGGTGCCTTTGATCGACAGGTTGCGCGCGGCATCCAAACGAAAGTCAGTAAAACGCACCGTGGCCGCCGGCTTCAGCGCATCTACCTGCAGCAGCACATAGGGCGGGAACGCCTGCTCGCTCAACACAAAGTCCACGCCCCGGATCTTGCTCTCGGCTTCTTTCAACGCCTGAACCTCCGGTGCATTCACTGCGGCAGCCTCCTCGGCAGCATCGGCATCAGCCCGCAGCGCGTAGACCGAGAAAACCGTGAACCCCAACACACCAAGCCAGGCAACCGCCGCCACTGCGCCGATCCCCGCCAAGCGCTTACGCATGAGGCGGCTCTGCGCCTCCGCCGCCATTCCAGGCGTCGCCAATGCCGGCAGGCCAGCCACCGAAAACGATGCCTCCAGTGAGCGCTCGTCGGTCAATTTACAAGCCAAGCCCAAGGCTTCGGCAATCGGCGCCATCACCGACTCATATTCCTCACGCTCGTCAGCGCCCACCTCGATCACCAACGACTTCAAAAACCTCACACCATCCACCCCGGCCATCCGCAATGACATCAACACACCGGACAATTCCCGCGCTCCGTTCACCGCGGCAAACTCACCACTGCCACATCGCTGGTAGTAAACAGGAGCCGCCCCGACGGTCACGACCATCACCCAGCTCCCCAACTCACGCCGCAGCGTGATCGCGTCTGGTTGGTAGATCAACGCCTCGGTAGGCGACACCACGCACGACGGCGTTACCGCCAGGCTATCCACCCAATCCACTCCATCGCGGGTCAGCGCACTGATCACCGCCACCTCGCTCTTCGGCATGGGATTGACGGAAAACAATTCTACCCCGTCGGCTTCGGCATCCTCGATAATGCCGTCCCCTTCCAGGCGCAGCGCCGCCATTTCTCTCAACGACTCGTCGTCACCCGCACCTCCCGGCACCTGCATTGGCACCGTCACCCAGCTGGCGACCGACGGCATCACCGCCGCACCACCGCCAGCCGACCATCCGCGAGCTTCCGCCGCGGAAAGTTCACGGGTTCGCTGCGCCCCCCGATCACTAACACGCCACAACTCCCAGGACTGAGATCCTGGGAAAAGCAACCAGCGGCAGGTGTCAGGGGATTTCATCATCATTTGGATCGCACCGTAGAGAATATCAGGGGTCTGGGCAACCCCGGCAAACCATCGATTAGTCGGAAAGTTCCGCTAAAACCGTCGTCCGGCCAGGATCTTGTCTAGCCACCACTGTAATTGTGCGCTGCACATTGCCGGAGGCCCCCGTGCTGGTCACCCTCAGCACACTGCCGCGCAGCGAAAAACGCCGCACCACCATCTCGAGCGGCAACTCGGACGCACCAACCGTCGCCACCGCCGCGGGCACGGTCCCAAATTGCAAATCATCCTCGGTCCCTGCAATCCCGTCCTCGCCATTGCGCTCGCTGACAAAGGTCGTCGCATCCTTCATGTTGAACCCACCCACCGCGGCAATCATCTCGGGTGGAGCCTCTGCTATGTTCACCAGCTCGCCTGCATAGACGCTGAACCAATTGCGCCAGTCCGGCCGCACCGCCGCCACCGCGTCCATCCCCATCACCGCCGCCATTTCGTTCAAGTCGGCAAACGGTCGGTTCAATGGCTGCCCTACTCTACCAATAGCCTCGTATTGTTCGGCCTCGGCTCCACTGAGCCCGGGCAAATCATCACCGTCGATCCAGTCACGCATCGCATCCACCACCGACTGCGCCGCATCCTCCTCAAGCCCCCACGCCATGAACAAATCCATCAGCAACGTGTCGTCCCCACGCTGCAGCACGGCATTCGGATTGATCCGCACATCCTCGGACTCCATGACCACATTCCATTCCTCCGTGCGCAAAATACTTTCCTCGCGGCGCATCTCCGGATGCAGCGCCAGCGCCACGCCCTTCCACGCATTCGCCGTCGCGGTCACCTGACCGACCCGCACCACCATCCCGCGCTGTGACACGCTGAGCATCTTGGCGGCGGTCACCACAATCACCGCCAAAACCATCATCAACCAGAAAACCGCCATCAACGCACTGCCGCGCTGACGTGCATGAAGCATCCCATTCGCTCTCATCGCCCCCCTCCTCTCATTCCACCCACAGCCGACCCACGCCGACGCTGGTCCACCGCACCCTGCCCCGGAGGCCGTGCATCCACTTCGATTGGCCGCCCACCGCCACCAGAGCCACCGCCTTGATTGTTCCCTCCAGCAGGACCTCCGCCTGAATTATTGCCACCTCCCTGGCCACCGCCATTGCTTCCTCCACCGGTCGGGATCCCGCCCTGTTCGTCGGCCTGCCACATCGGATGCCTGAACGTCCAGCTGGTGGCGTGGCCATCCGCGGCAATCATGTCCAACCGCAGCGCCGCCGGCTGAACCCGCGCATCGTTCAGCTCCAACGGCACCCATTCCTCTTCCTCGCGCATCAAAATCCACCACTGGGCCGAACTGAGCCCGCCCACCAAATCGATCGCCGCCACCGCATCGCCCGCATCAGGCAATGCCGGATCCTCCAGCCACGAGAGATCCTCGTCGGTCTTGTAATAGTATTCCAACCGCAACGTCACCGCACCATCCACCACCACCGGCCTGAACAGATAACGGTTCACAGACATGCCGTAGCCGCCCAGCGGAAACAACCCGAACGCATCCTCAATCCCGAGCAAATAACCACCATCAGCACCCGACTCAATCGACACATAACTCGCCGCCTGCGGCATACCCTCCAAGTTGTCCCGCAAAACCTGCTCCAACACCGTGGAGCGCATCTCCTCGATCTCCGCTTCCCCAATCGCCGACGACAACCGCATCGTCGCCAACGAAACCCCGACCACGCCGACAATCACCAGAATCGCCACCGCCATGCCGAGCAACACCTCAAGCAAAGTAAAGCCCGCACGCCCACGTTGAGCCGCAGCAGCTTTCATCGGCCACCTCCCCCGCTGGTCACGGCCGACGCCAGTTCCGGAATGTAACGCAAACTCTCGACAGACCACCGCTCGCCGGTCTCGATTTCCACCACCTCCACACGCACGCCAAAGAACCCGGTGAGCACATTGCCTTCGTCGTTGCTCACCTCGGTCGGAAGAATGGCTGTGTTCACGGTGAATCGGCCGTCGAACTCACGCTGGGCTTCCCATCCGTCCTCGGTCATCCAGTCCGACGGCAGCGCCAGCGCCTCGGCCATCGCGGAATCCATCAACTGCGCCACCTCCACCTCACCGGCCCCGTCTTGGAAGTTCCGGGCCATGCCATTGAGCGCCTTGACCATCGACGTCACGGCGATGACGAAGATCGCCAGCGCAAACATCGCCTCAAGCAGCATATAGCCACGCCGCCTCTCAACGGCTCTGGATTCCGGATTTCGCAAAATTCTAACTCATTATGATCCATCGCCGGCTGATCCGGCCAAGCATCCTACAATTCCGACGCCACCTCGATCAGCGCACCCGACACCGGGTCCAACTCGCCAACCATCCAACGGTCGCCATCGCGCAAGCGCACCTGCAATGCCGGAAAAAACGCCCGGTGGTCGACCGTCATCACCACCGGATCACTCAGCCCGCGGAACTCAGACGTCCCCGTCTGCCGCACCTCCAGGGTCACGTCCTCGGGAAGTGCCAGCGACTTGCCGCCAAACTTCGCTCCCTCGCGCGCACCACTGGACGCCACGTTGATCCCCCGTGGGTTGATCGTGATCACCCACGGCTTGCGCGCCTCCATCATCCCGCCACGGGCATGACGGAACGTGGCATCGACATCCGCATACGCTTTCTCAAGCGACTGGCTCTCGCGGCGCACATGCCAGCCCGCACCAAGACCGACGATCACCGCAATGATCGCCAGCGCAATCAACGTCTCGAGCAACGTGAAACCACCGCCGCGCATCCGGCGGGCGGTGGTCGTTTGGCTCGCTCGTTGATTAAAGCGAGTCCTGGCTGCTGATGTCGTCATCGCCTCCTTCTTTTGCATCAGGCCCCCACGAGAAGATCTCATAGGTGGATGAGTCCGAGCGCCCCTGACGACGGTACTGGTATGGGTTCTTCCATGGGTCGAGCGGCACCTCTTTGAGCACCTGCTTCCAGCGCTTCACACCCGATGGCTTGGTCACCAATGCGTCCAACCCTTGCTCGGTCGATGGCAAATACCCACCAGTGTTGATTTCGTAGGTCAGTAGGTCCGCGTTCAGTTTATTGATCGCCATGCGGGCGGCCTCCACCTTGGCGGTGTCCTTGGCTCCACCCATTTTGTAGATACCCGCGCCGATCAGGATGCCGATAATCGCCACCACGAGCAGGATTTCCATCAAGGTGAAGCCCCGCATGCTGCGCAAGCGGCGACGGTTCATTGGTTGTGTAGGTTTCATCATCTTATACTTGGTTATGGATTAGCCGGTGGTCACCGCGGTAACCACATCGAAAATTGCCGTGATCATCATGTAGACCACGCTGCCGACCAAAAGCGCCATTGCGGTGATGATCACCGGCTGGATCAGCGAGGTGATACGCTCGAGCAACACTTCCAGATCACGACGCAATCGCCGCGCCGCGTTGCGCAATGCCTTCTCCAACGAGCCGGTGCGCTCGCCCACCGCCGCCACGTCGATCAGCGCCGGCGAGAACCCACCCACCGCACGCATCGCCGAGGAAAGCGCCGCGCCATCCGCCAGATACTCAATCACTTCATCGAGCTGGCCGCGGAAGTACACGTTGGTCGTCGCGTTGCGCGTCAGCTCGGTCGCCCGCAACAAGGGCAAGCCATTGCCGATCAGGTTGGCGATTGTTTCGGTAAAGAGCAGGTTGAACTCAGCCCACAGCAATTTGCTGATCAGCGGCGTCTTCAGATACACCTCGTCGCGCTGGTCCTTGAGCCCCGGCGCACGGAAAAAATACACCACTGCGGCGATCACCAAGGCGCCCGCTCCTGCCATCCACATCCAGTTCTGCACACAGAAATCCGAGAACCCCATCAGCATCCGCGTCGCGAATGGTGGCGGTTTCTCCGAATCCTCGATCAACGAGGAAATCTCCGGCAGCAGATAGAAAATCATCAACCCCGCGACCAGAATCCCCGCAAAAACCAGAAACGCCGGGTAGATCAACGCCGACGTCACTTTGCGCTTCATGTCACGCATCGTCGTCAGGTACTCGGCCTGGCGCGTCAAGATCGGCGCCAACGCACCACTCGCCTCACCCGCCGTCGCCAGACTGCAGTACAATTCATCGAAACTCGGCGACGCCAGCGTCAGCGCATGGCCGAAACTCGTCCCCTCGGTGATCGCCTCGCGGATGATCTTACAAACCCCGCCCAACGAGGTGGACGCGTGCTGCTTCTCCATCGACGATAGCGCCTGCTCCAAAGTAAGCCCCGCCACCAGGAAGTCCGCCAGATCTTCTGTGAAGACAATCAGTTGGTCGATCTTGAGTTCCAGCGGCCCGTCAGCGGTGACGGCCACAGGTTCCGCGGCGGCGCTTGGTTTGGCTGCGCTGTTGCCTCGTGCCGGCTTGGCTTTCTTCGCAGGTTTCGCAGCCTTGGCGGGTTTTGCGCCGCCTGCCGTTTCCTTCACCCGCTTGGCGGTCAGCCCTTGCTGGGTGAGTTGGCGCACCGCGGCCGCGCGCGACGGAGCGTCGAGCGTTCCACGACTGGCCGCACCACTGCGAGCGACCGCTTCATAGGTAAATGTCGGCATCGCGTTTAACTCATGTCTGTGGTGGTCGCGCTCATCACTTCCTCGATGGTCGTTTCCCCGTCAATCACCTTCTGCCAGCCGTACTCACGCATCGGCACAAACCCCTCGGCCCGCGCCTGCGCATCAATCTCGGCATACCCTTTGCCCTGAATGAGCAAATCCTGGATCGCCTGACTGAGCACGACCACTTCGAAAATCGCCAGTCGCCCGTAATACCCGGTTCCCCGGCAGTGCTCGCATCCCACCGCCACGTGCGCACCGTCGATCACCGCACGCGGAATCCCTTTGGCCCGAGGAAGCTCGTGGCTGCTCTGCGTGTGGTGTGCTTTGCACTTCGGACACAACCGCCGCACCAAGCGCTGGGCCAAAAACGCCCGCACCGAGGCCGACAACAAGAAAGGCTCGACCCCCATGTCGACCAATCGCGACACCCCGCCGATCGCATCGTTGGTGTGCAGCGTGGAGAAAACCAAGTGACCGGTGAGCGACGCACGGATCGCGATTTCCGCCGTTTCCAAGTCACGGATCTCGCCCACCATCACAATGTTCGGGTCGGCGCGGAGAATACTGCGCAGACCCGTGGCGAAGGTGAAATTGATCTCCGGCTTCACCGCCATCTGCATCACACCCTCGAGTTTGTTCTCCACCGGATCCTCGATCGTCACGATGCGTCGGTCGGTGTTGTTGAGCTCGCTGAGGAAACTGTAAAGCGTAGTCGATTTACCAGAGCCGGTCGGCCCGGTCACCAGCACGATCCCGTTGGAATAGGTCAACAACCCGCGCATTGTTTTCTCCAACTCGGGAGCCATCTGCAGCTTGGTCAGACTGAAGCGCTCGGTATTGAGCAATCGCAGGCTGACGCTTTCACCTTCCACGGTGGGAATCGTCGCCACACGCACGTCAATGCTGTTGCCGGCCAGCTCCAGGTGGATACGTCCGTCCTGCGGCAGTCGGCGTTCCGCGATGTCCAGACGCGCCATGATCTTCAAACGCGCGATCACCGCCGACTGCAACGACTTGATCTGCTCGGGCACCGCCACCTCGATCAACCGGCCGTCGATGCGGTAGCGGATGCGCAGGTTGGAACGCAAAGGCTCGACGTGAATATCCGTCGCCCGTTGCTCCAGCGCCTCACGGATGATCTGGTTCACGAACTTGATGATCGATGCCTGTTCGTCTTCCTCGGCGTCAATGCGGCTCGCGTCGTCGCGCATCTCCAAATCCATGGAGCTGACGTCGCGCCCCTCCAAAATCTGCTCGAACGTGTCCGCGCCCACGCCGTAAAGCTCACGCAGCGCCGGGTGCAAGCGTTTCGCCGGGCACACCACCCAGTGAATCCCGCCGGACCATTGAGCCGACACCGCCTGCCGCGCGACCAGGTCCTGCGGATTGGCGGTCGCCAATGTAAGCACCTGCGAACGGTTTTCCTCTCCCTCGCCTCCATCGTCGACCACGCCCAGCGGCAGCACTTGGAAGCGCAATGCCACTTTTGCGGGGAACAATCGCCTTACTCGCTCGGGTTCGCTGACCACCGGGTTCGCCTCAAAAGGCACCCCCAGCGAAGAGGCCAGATCGACAAGCGCTTGGTCATCCACTTCGCCGGAATCCACGTCCGCCATTGCGGGCCGCGTGCCGACATGTTCGTCACGCCACGATTGCAGCGATGCAGCACCTGCAGGCGCAACGGATTCGGGAGTGAGCGGTTGATCTGGGACCATGAAATCAGTAAGAAGTGAACAAAGCTGAGACGATGCCCAATGGTATCGTCACCGACAAGAGCGAACTGCCCTCTAATTTTTCAAAACATAAACATAGGCACCCGCGGCGCTAATCCTGCATGCAATGACATCCATTCCCCTTAAAATCGGGGGGTGACAGGCTCGGATCAACCGTCCAAGCTGCCCATCGTTGCTCATTGCCGCGCACATTTCCCAATTTTCCATGGTTCTCTCACGTCTTCCAGCCGCTCTCGCATTGGCATCCCTGCTCTGCGCCGCCGCATCGGCCGCCGACCAGCGCGACCCGGTTTTCTCTCCACCGAAAAAACCGACCCCAGCCAATTACTCCCGCCTCTGGACCAATTCTCCATTCACTACAAAGGTGGAGACCGTCCAGGAACAGGGCCCCGGCTTTGCGGATAAACTCCGCCTTGAAGGCGTCATGACGCTCGACGGCAAGGACGTCGCCTGCCTCACCAACACGGAAACCGAGGATGTGCTCTATCTGAGCCAGGATCAGCCCGCCAATGGCATCAGCCTGGTTTCGATCCAAAACCGCAACCAACTCGACCAAATGCGCGTCGTGCTCGCCTCCGGCGGACAACGCGCCACCGTCAGCTTCGACGACGCCCAAATCGTCGTCGCACCGGCCGCCGGCTCGAAAAAG from Sulfuriroseicoccus oceanibius includes:
- a CDS encoding transposase, giving the protein MSRYLNPYEEIHKAEAGKLPHWQQDDVMQFVTFRLADSIPQSLLRSIKRERDEWVAHHPQPWSQAESSEYFELFHQKLDGVLDQGLGECCLRDPKVRAILEDVFMRGHGVVAALHAWVIMPNHVHLVFSPHEQIGTVIKAWKGASSHRIGRGAIWQKNYFDRMIRDRAHFQRVVRYIRRNPRGLELSQYSLWEGPLALSVG
- a CDS encoding secretin N-terminal domain-containing protein, which produces MTRLPAGDSAGDCWLDPTTDLRYDAWQIAAALNPLTIMMILNRFNPSRLTRVTVACLALGMLASSGLNEVHAQVAPAAGQVEEEEVLQDGIMFPNASIIRVVLPIYQKYTGNRVILDTDIADNNVRIVLAGPVKKSEAVAFIEETLLMNGYAFIPTSRQGTLKLIAVGGKNPAGEGAAVYNDQMPLPKTDEVITYIMNFNHITAEEAMQVFQASGQLHSYGTMAVVPNSGALVITENVSLIRRFQVIRENIDKPSAQIDRKFIQLERADAERVAELLQEVLGEQNSVTKAASVSGRQMNQQQPDPRDRRGRRGRPQQPQSNIVTNPVGVAPPIKVIPDARTNRILVMARPVDVAYVESLVAEFDAPNKARTFLQRQLNHISASNVLPLIADAISRETGETAEQGSAGSQSSGSRGAGMGSNAGGRSQTGGIGGGSGLGSGGTGGNRGSISLGSNDVPVPVGATSIVVGKTLLISDNERNALIVSGPPETIELAERLMDQLDIRPRQIYLATIVGQMTLGNQLEYGVDALRTLENVNGNPEINVAGQMRTNSGAGIVDTDTLTDIANFPDAAGLSLYGRFAGSLSTYVRFLENTGKFKVLSRPVVYTANNQTAVIQSGQRIAVPTSTLTSINSGVNDGAVTSNIQYRDVVLRLEVVPLINSDNQVRLQIYQVNDNISGSTNVGGNDIPTIATQELVTTVTVEDGQSVLLGGLITESEQKTRSGVPVLKSIPLVKYLFSTTRTDVRREELMFFIQPRIIDSQEDLDAANLAETDRGPGKEEILRFVDPRAQTKEEPLPIWEGQVNDDPDPEVRRAIPVKEKINKVLFD
- a CDS encoding general secretion pathway protein GspK yields the protein MLHARQRGSALMAVFWLMMVLAVIVVTAAKMLSVSQRGMVVRVGQVTATANAWKGVALALHPEMRREESILRTEEWNVVMESEDVRINPNAVLQRGDDTLLMDLFMAWGLEEDAAQSVVDAMRDWIDGDDLPGLSGAEAEQYEAIGRVGQPLNRPFADLNEMAAVMGMDAVAAVRPDWRNWFSVYAGELVNIAEAPPEMIAAVGGFNMKDATTFVSERNGEDGIAGTEDDLQFGTVPAAVATVGASELPLEMVVRRFSLRGSVLRVTSTGASGNVQRTITVVARQDPGRTTVLAELSD
- a CDS encoding pilus assembly FimT family protein, whose product is MTTSAARTRFNQRASQTTTARRMRGGGFTLLETLIALAIIAVIVGLGAGWHVRRESQSLEKAYADVDATFRHARGGMMEARKPWVITINPRGINVASSGAREGAKFGGKSLALPEDVTLEVRQTGTSEFRGLSDPVVMTVDHRAFFPALQVRLRDGDRWMVGELDPVSGALIEVASEL
- the gspG gene encoding type II secretion system major pseudopilin GspG — encoded protein: MMKPTQPMNRRRLRSMRGFTLMEILLVVAIIGILIGAGIYKMGGAKDTAKVEAARMAINKLNADLLTYEINTGGYLPSTEQGLDALVTKPSGVKRWKQVLKEVPLDPWKNPYQYRRQGRSDSSTYEIFSWGPDAKEGGDDDISSQDSL